CACGCTAAATTTATGCTCAATAATCACTATAACACTTCCAAAAATCAACATAAAGTTTTCCTAATGACAAAGAAAAAACAAATCCCATTCATCAAAACGTTAGGAAAAATAAAATAAAGTCTGTTTCTTTGTATGCTAAACCACAATCTTTTACCAGAAAAAAGCCTATGAGTAATAAACAACGTATAAGCAATGAACAGGAGATACTAAAGCTAGTATCCGAAGGGGATTCGAAAGCTTTTCGTACGTTGTATATGCATTATTACGACCGCCTATTCAATTTCGCCATGCTGTTCCTTCATTCGGAAGCTGCCTGCGAGGACGTCATAGGAGACGTATTTTTTGTTCTATGGAAAGACAGGAGCATGCTCACCGCCATCCCCAATTTTCACCCGTATATCTACCAGGCAGTACGCAACGGATGCCTCAACGTACTGAAAAGCGGATACATCTCCAAAAGGGACGATATCTCCGAGAGCGAACTGCAAATAAGCATCACTACCCAGAACCCTTTGGATGAATTATCCTACAACGAACTTCACCATGCGGTGAAACAAGCCATCTCTTCCTTGCCCGAACGCTGCCGCATCATCTTCCGCATGGCAAAAGAAGACGAAATGAATCACCGCGACATTGCAGAGGCTTTGAACGTGAAACTTTGTACCGTAGAACGCCAGCTTTTGCTTGCCAAAGCCAAAATAAAAGAGTCGATAAAGCCATTTCTGGAAAAAATTTAAAAAAAAGTGCATTTTCCTTTTAGTAGTTTTGCCCCTTGAGTTTTCTATATAGTATAAAGCTTTAGAAAACAAGAAAAAATGCGCATTGAAAAAGAAAAAACAAGTGAAATGGACAAGTTGATTGCCGGCATCGAACTGCATTCTCCGGGTCCGAGCAAAGAACACTCGGCAGAAAAGTCTTTCTCCCGACTGATGACACGAATCCAAACCGACAACAACTCTATTGACATTTTCCGCCGACGCAGCAATCAGTACCGGATATGGCTCGCAGCAGCTACGGTGGCCCTGTTGATTGCCATGAGCGGGTGGTTGTATATGATGTTGGATACAGACCCTTCATTCATCATCAAGACCAACAACAGTGGGATTGTACAGACAGTGCCATTGCCCGACGGAACAATGATTCAATTGAACAATCACTCCAAACTGATATACCCGGAACGTTTTTCGGGCGATTTGAGGGAAGTCTTTTTGGAAGGAGAAGCCTATTTTGATGTAAAACATAATAAGAAGCATCCGTTTATAGTACGCGCCGGGGAATTAAAAATCAGAGTATTGGGAACAAAGTTCACTGTAAATGCCAGTTCGCAAGCTCCGCAGATTACGGCGACCCTGCTGGAAGGCTCTATCGAGGTAAGCAATGAAAAGAAACAGATGTTGATGAAGCCCAGCCAGCAATTGAAGTACGATGTAAACAGCGGCAATATGCTGCTTACAGAATTGAACAATGCCGGCCGTGAGATACGATGGACACAGAACATATGGGTTTTGTCAGACACTCCTTTGCTCGACATCTGCCAACGCCTGGAACAACTGTTTAATGTGAAAATCATTATCATGAATGACGAATTGATAGGAAAATCCTTTACTGGAGAGTTCTACACCAATGAGTCGCTCGAGTCAATTTTAAAGACCATGCAGATAAGCACCTCGTTCAAATACGAACGGAAAGGGAAAAATATAATACTAAAATGATTCAGATTGTAAAACTAAAAAAACAAGTAGCCTATGACATAGTACTGTAAAAAACACAGAAAAAGCGAGAAAATAGTACCAGTATTTTCTCGCCCTAGAGACTTTGCAAAAATCATGACGATACACATCGCCATAATCCTTAATTTCTAATTTATAAAAGTATGACAAACTTAAGAAAGTACCAAATTTCTTATCAAAAATGTTGCCACACTTCCACACAAGAGCTCAAAAAAAGCCTCTTTATGGCAATATTACTTTTAATGATTCCCTGTTTTGCTTTCGCACAGACCGCGAAGCGAGATGTCAAACTAGATTTCACAAATACTTCCATTGCCAAAGTAATCGAAAGCATTGAGAAACAAAGTGGATACTCTTTCTTTTACAACAATGACATCAACACCAATCAGAAGACGTCAATAAAGATGACATCCAATGACATCAACCAAATCGTAAATTCGTTATTGAAAAACACTTCCATTGATTACCGGATTACAGACAAACGGATTGTCTTGTTTCTCAAAAAAGCGGGAACGGAACAACAGAAAACTTACGCCGTTTCGGGTGTAATAAATGATTCATCCGGTCCGGTTATCGGAGCTTCCATATCCACCAAGAACGGACAGGGAACGATTACTTCCATCGACGGTGATTTCCGTTTGGATAATCTGCACATCGGTGACGTATTGACTGTTTCCTATATCGGTTACCAGACACAGAACATTGTTTTCAACGGTCAGACGAGGCTGAACATCGTCCTGTCCGAAGAAGCTACCGAACTGGAACAGGTGGTAGTAACCGCCCTGGGTATCAAGCGCTCGGAGAAAGCGTTGAGTTACAACGTGCAACAGTTAAGCTCTGACGACATCACTACCGTAAAGGACGCGAACTTTATGAACTCGCTGAACGGTAAAGTAGCAGGTGTGACCATCAACTCTTCGGCGTCCGGAGCAGGTTCCGCCGCCCGTGTGGTAATGCGTGGTGTGAAATCAATCACCAAGTCCAACAATGCCCTTTACGTTATTGACGGTATCCCGATGTTCAACGTTGCGAACGAAGGAAGCGATACCGGTATCACAGCCGACCAGCCGGGTAGCGACGCCGTTGCGGATATCAACCCGGAAGATATTGAGTCTATCAATATGCTGACAGGTCCCGCTGCAGCCGCACTTTACGGTAATGCCGCCGCTTCCGGCGTGGTGCTTATCAACACTAAAAAAGGAACAAAAGACAAAACGAATGTCAGCGTATCGAGCAGTACCACTTTCTCCACTCCCACCATGTTGCCCAAAATGCAAAGCAGATATGGAAATAAAGACGGAGTATTCGCCAGTTGGGGTGACCTCGTGAACAGCAGCTATGACCCTGAAAAGTTTTTCCGTACAGGTGTAAATACCATTAATTCGGTATCACTTTCTACCGGTACGTCCAAGAACCAGACGTATGTTTCCGTTTCGGCCACTAACTCGAACGGTATCCTGCCCAACAATAAATACGAGCGTTACAATGTATCGGGACGTAACACCGCCAGTTTACTGAACGACAAACTGATTCTGGACTTCGGTGCCAACCTGATTTTCCAGAATGACAGGAACATGACCGCACAGGGACGTTATTTCAATCCGCTCACTGCTTTATACCTGTTCCCGCGCGGAGAAAACTTCGACGCCATCCGTATGTACGAACGCTACAATGAAGGTTTGGGCATTTACGAACAGTACTGGCCCTACGAAACGCAAAGTATGGAATTGCAGAATCCTTACTGGACGATGAACCGCATTGTCCGTGAGAACAAGAAGAAACGTTTCATGACCAACGCCTCGTTGAAATGGAACATTATCGACGGAATCGACATCACCGGCCGTCTGAAATATGACAAGACAGACGTGCGTTCTACTGATAAGCGCAATGCCTCTACTATCGAGCAGTTTGCCAGCGATTACGGTTTCTACTCCGACAACCGCAAAGCGTACAGCAGTTTCTACGGTGATATCATGCTGAACATCTCCAAGTCATTCAAAGAAAATATGTGGTCCGTGAATGCCAATATCGGTGCTTCTATCAACGACCAGCGGGAAGAGCAGATAGGCCATGGCGGTAACCTCGAAGGTATCTACAACTTCTTTGCCGTGCACAACATTGATACATCTGCCAAGTACAGAAGAATCCAGTCGGGATATATCCAGCAGTCGCAAGGTGTTTTCATCAACGCGGAAATCGGCTACAAGAGCATGCTGTACCTGACCGCTACCGGACGTAACGACTGGGAATCGCAGCTTGCCTTCTCCGAAGCGTCTTCTTTCTTCTATCCGTCCGTAGGTTTGTCCGGCGTCATTTCCAGCATGGTCAAACTGCCCGAATGGATTTCATTCCTGAAAGTACGCGGTTCATATACGGAAGTAGGAACTTCTTTCGAGCGTTTCATCACACGCCCGACGTATGAATTCAATGTCGCTTCCGGCAAATGGTCTTCTACCTCTATTTATCCGATGCGTAACCTGAAACCGGAAAAGACCCGTTCATGGGAATTCGGTCTGAACTCAAAATGGTTGAACAACCGTCTTTCTTTCGATTTGACTTATTATAAATCGAACACCATCAACCAGACTTTCACCGCCGACCTTTCCATCTCGTCCGGATACTCCAAAGCGTATATCCAGAGCGGTAATGTCCGCAACGAAGGTATAGAAATGGCATTAGGATACAGCGACAAATGGAACGGTTTCGCATGGGACAGTAACCTGACTCTCTCCTGGAACAAAAACAAAATCGAAAAACTGACCGAAGGTTCGGTAAACCCGATGACCGGAGAGCCGATTACCAAAGATAGCTACGACATGGGACAGCTAGGTAACCTCGATGCACGCGTAAAATTATACAAAGGCGGTTCTATCGGTGACGTCTATGCTACCCACCGTATCAAGAGAGACGGTAACGGCCACATCTTCGTTTCACAGGAAGGAAAGATTGAAATCGAATCGGTAGATGAATTCAAGCTGGGTTCTATCCTGCCGAAAGCAAACATGGGCTGGAGTAATAACTTCTCCTACAAAGGCGTCAACCTGGGCGTAACTCTTACTGCCCGCTTCGGTGGTATCGCACTGTCCGGTACGCAGAGTGTGCTCGACCAGTACGGAGTGTCCCAGATAACTGCCGACTACCGCGATGCGGGCGGCGTGCCTGTCAATCATGGCCTTGTGGATACGGAAAAGTACTATGACGCCGTGAAAGGATATGCTGCTTATTATACCTACAGTGCCACCAACGTACGTTTGGCAGAAATGAGCCTGAGCTACACATTGCCAAAGCAATGGTTCCGCGACAAACTAAGAATGACCCTCGGGCTGGTAGGAAAGAACCTCTGGATGATTTATTGCAAAGCGCCGTTCGACCCGGAAGCAACCGGCTCAACGCAGTCCAACTACTATCAGAGTTATGACTACTTCATGCAGCCTACTACACGTAACATCGGATTTAGCGTAAAACTTAATTTCTAAACAGAAAAGAATTATGAAAAAAGTAACCCAAGTAATATGTTCGGTACTATTGGTAGTACTCATGTGCAATTGTACGGGAAAATTCGAGGACTTCAACTCCAATCCATATCAGCCGCCTACGCTGAACTCCCGTCTGCTCTTTGCACAGCTTATCACATGTATGTCTTCTACCGAAGAGAACCCCGCCCAACGTAACATCACTTTCTGGGCAGGCCCGTTCGGTGGCATGCTGACTCCTTCCAGCAGTTGGAGCCGGTCGCAGCATTTCTATACCTATAATGTAGACGACAACTGGAATAAATGGTCTGTCGACTGGTATTTCAAGAACTTCTACCCCAACTATTTCTCCATCGAACGTTTCAGCGAAGCGTCGGGACACTACTATGCATTAGCTAAAATCATGCGTGTACACATCATGCAGATTATAGCCACCATGCAAGGCCCGCTTCCTTACTCAAAAGTGGAAAGCGGACAATATTCCGTAGCGTACGACAACGAAGAGACTGCCTGGAAAGCGATGATAGACGACCTTGATTACAGCATCGGCGTACTTACCGCATTGATGAACACCGACCCG
The DNA window shown above is from Bacteroides faecium and carries:
- a CDS encoding SusC/RagA family TonB-linked outer membrane protein — translated: MAILLLMIPCFAFAQTAKRDVKLDFTNTSIAKVIESIEKQSGYSFFYNNDINTNQKTSIKMTSNDINQIVNSLLKNTSIDYRITDKRIVLFLKKAGTEQQKTYAVSGVINDSSGPVIGASISTKNGQGTITSIDGDFRLDNLHIGDVLTVSYIGYQTQNIVFNGQTRLNIVLSEEATELEQVVVTALGIKRSEKALSYNVQQLSSDDITTVKDANFMNSLNGKVAGVTINSSASGAGSAARVVMRGVKSITKSNNALYVIDGIPMFNVANEGSDTGITADQPGSDAVADINPEDIESINMLTGPAAAALYGNAAASGVVLINTKKGTKDKTNVSVSSSTTFSTPTMLPKMQSRYGNKDGVFASWGDLVNSSYDPEKFFRTGVNTINSVSLSTGTSKNQTYVSVSATNSNGILPNNKYERYNVSGRNTASLLNDKLILDFGANLIFQNDRNMTAQGRYFNPLTALYLFPRGENFDAIRMYERYNEGLGIYEQYWPYETQSMELQNPYWTMNRIVRENKKKRFMTNASLKWNIIDGIDITGRLKYDKTDVRSTDKRNASTIEQFASDYGFYSDNRKAYSSFYGDIMLNISKSFKENMWSVNANIGASINDQREEQIGHGGNLEGIYNFFAVHNIDTSAKYRRIQSGYIQQSQGVFINAEIGYKSMLYLTATGRNDWESQLAFSEASSFFYPSVGLSGVISSMVKLPEWISFLKVRGSYTEVGTSFERFITRPTYEFNVASGKWSSTSIYPMRNLKPEKTRSWEFGLNSKWLNNRLSFDLTYYKSNTINQTFTADLSISSGYSKAYIQSGNVRNEGIEMALGYSDKWNGFAWDSNLTLSWNKNKIEKLTEGSVNPMTGEPITKDSYDMGQLGNLDARVKLYKGGSIGDVYATHRIKRDGNGHIFVSQEGKIEIESVDEFKLGSILPKANMGWSNNFSYKGVNLGVTLTARFGGIALSGTQSVLDQYGVSQITADYRDAGGVPVNHGLVDTEKYYDAVKGYAAYYTYSATNVRLAEMSLSYTLPKQWFRDKLRMTLGLVGKNLWMIYCKAPFDPEATGSTQSNYYQSYDYFMQPTTRNIGFSVKLNF
- a CDS encoding RNA polymerase sigma-70 factor — translated: MSNKQRISNEQEILKLVSEGDSKAFRTLYMHYYDRLFNFAMLFLHSEAACEDVIGDVFFVLWKDRSMLTAIPNFHPYIYQAVRNGCLNVLKSGYISKRDDISESELQISITTQNPLDELSYNELHHAVKQAISSLPERCRIIFRMAKEDEMNHRDIAEALNVKLCTVERQLLLAKAKIKESIKPFLEKI
- a CDS encoding FecR family protein — encoded protein: MDKLIAGIELHSPGPSKEHSAEKSFSRLMTRIQTDNNSIDIFRRRSNQYRIWLAAATVALLIAMSGWLYMMLDTDPSFIIKTNNSGIVQTVPLPDGTMIQLNNHSKLIYPERFSGDLREVFLEGEAYFDVKHNKKHPFIVRAGELKIRVLGTKFTVNASSQAPQITATLLEGSIEVSNEKKQMLMKPSQQLKYDVNSGNMLLTELNNAGREIRWTQNIWVLSDTPLLDICQRLEQLFNVKIIIMNDELIGKSFTGEFYTNESLESILKTMQISTSFKYERKGKNIILK